AAACAATCGGAGGAATAGGAATAAATTATCCTGATGATGGAGCTGTAATAAATTTAGAAAAAAACAAATTAGTCATCACAACAGACTCATACACAGTCAATCCTATATTCTTTCCTGGAGGAGATATCGGAACATTGGCAATTTCAGGCACAATTAACGATTTGGTTATGATGGGCGCATCACCAATTGCCATGCTAGATTCGATAGTAGTTAGTGAAGGTTTCTCCATAAATGATCTAGAGAAAATCCTCGAATCCATGTTAAACATTCTAAAGGAATACAACATACCATTAATAGGTGGAGATTTTAAAGTAATGCCCTCAGATTCGATGAAAGGAATAATAATAAACACAGTAGGCATTGGTACCACCGAAAATCCAATAATAGATGCAATAGTGCCTGGAGACAAAATAATAGTTACTGGCCCAATAGGGACGCACGGAGCAATCATAGCTGCAATGCAATATGGAATCCAAACTTCCCTAAAAAGTGACGTAAAACCCTTATTACCATTGCTCAAGATTTTTAATAAATACAAAGGCAAAATACATGCTGCAAGAGACCCCACAAGAGGAGGGCTCGCATCAACATTAAACGAATGGGCACAATTAACTAAAAAAATGATAATAATAGAAGAAAATAAAATACCAATACTTCAGGAAGTCAAATCCATTACTGAAATAACCGGACTTGATCCATTTGTTCTAGCAAATGAAGGAATTGCAGTTCTTTCCGTAAGCCCGGATATAGAAAAAGATATAATAAAAGACCTCGAATCGTTAAATTTCCAACCCGCAATTATAGGATACGTAACAGAACCAAAAAATTGGGAAAACAGAGGAATCGTAATCACAAAAACAGCTATAGGTGGAGCCAAAATTCTTGAAATGCCCACAGGAGACATTGTACCCAGAATATGCTAAACATAATTAAACAATCGCGTGTGACCTAGTTAATCTCACGCTAATGCACTATGAAACCTTAAGGATTAAAGAACTATTAACTTTTTGCTTTTTCTATTATCTCCCTTGCAATTTCATCTCTAGTCTTGCCTTCAGTACTAATACCAAGACTCTTTGCAACCTCTATGAGCTTGTCATCACTTGATACTGTTTGTGAGCTTTCAGTGGATGATGATTGTGTTATTTTGCTTATCTCTTCTTCTAATCCGCGTGATGCTTTTTCATACTCCCGTTTTGCGCGACCTAACGCACGAGCCAGCTCTGGTATTTTACTTGGGCCCCATATTATTAATGCTAAAATAATAATACCTATCATAAGTGTTTCAATAGGATCTAATGCCATTACTTTTCACCTAAATAATATAATTCAGTGTATCTTATAAGTTTTTTAAGGTAATATACAT
This is a stretch of genomic DNA from Thermoprotei archaeon. It encodes these proteins:
- the hypE gene encoding hydrogenase expression/formation protein HypE codes for the protein MDTILISHGNGGRETQLLLQQIIFLKVPEKLKQTIGGIGINYPDDGAVINLEKNKLVITTDSYTVNPIFFPGGDIGTLAISGTINDLVMMGASPIAMLDSIVVSEGFSINDLEKILESMLNILKEYNIPLIGGDFKVMPSDSMKGIIINTVGIGTTENPIIDAIVPGDKIIVTGPIGTHGAIIAAMQYGIQTSLKSDVKPLLPLLKIFNKYKGKIHAARDPTRGGLASTLNEWAQLTKKMIIIEENKIPILQEVKSITEITGLDPFVLANEGIAVLSVSPDIEKDIIKDLESLNFQPAIIGYVTEPKNWENRGIVITKTAIGGAKILEMPTGDIVPRIC
- a CDS encoding twin-arginine translocase TatA/TatE family subunit; this encodes MALDPIETLMIGIIILALIIWGPSKIPELARALGRAKREYEKASRGLEEEISKITQSSSTESSQTVSSDDKLIEVAKSLGISTEGKTRDEIAREIIEKAKS